Proteins from a genomic interval of Callospermophilus lateralis isolate mCalLat2 chromosome 1, mCalLat2.hap1, whole genome shotgun sequence:
- the Fgl2 gene encoding fibroleukin — protein sequence MKLPDWYWLSSAVLATYGFLVVANNETEEIKDERAKDACPVRLESRGKCEAGECPFQVSLPPLAIQLPEQFGRIQEVFKEVQNLKEIVNSLKKTCQDCKLQADDNRDPGRNGLLFPSTGAPGEAGDNRVQELESEVNKLSSELKSAKDQIDVLHGRLEKLNLVNMNNVENYVDSKVANLTSVVNSLDGKCSSKCPSQEQIQSPLIQHLIHKDCSDYYIIGKRSSETYRVTPDPKNSSFEVYCDMETMGGGWTVLQARLDGSTNFTKTWQDYKTGFGNLRREFWLGNDKIHLLTKSKEMILRIDLEDFNGVKLYALYDQFYVANEFLKYRLHIGNYNGTAGDALRFSKHYNHDLKFFTTPDRDNDRYPSGNCGLYYSSGWWFDACLSANLNGKYYHQKYRGVRNGIFWGTWPGISEAQPSGYKSSFKEAKMMIRPKHFKP from the exons ATGAAGCTTCCTGACTGGTACTGGCTGAGTTCAGCTGTCCTCGCTACTTATGGTTTTTTGGTAGTTGCAAACAATGAAACAGAGGAAATTAAAGATGAAAGAGCAAAGGACGCCTGCCCGGTGAGATTAGAAAGCAGAGGGAAATGCGAGGCAGGCGAGTGCCCCTTCCAGGTGAGCCTGCCGCCGCTGGCTATCCAGCTCCCGGAGCAGTTCGGAAGGATCCAGGAGGTGTTCAAAGAGGTCCAGAACCTCAAGGAAATTGTAAACAGCTTGAAGAAAACTTGCCAAGACTGCAAGCTGCAGGCTGACGACAACCGAGACCCGGGCAGAAATGGACTACTGTTCCCCAGCACAGGAGCCCCGGGAGAGGCTGGTGACAATCGAGTTCAAGAACTTGAGAGCGAGGTGAACAAGCTGTCCTCTGAGTTAAAGAGTGCAAAAGACCAGATCGATGTGCTTCACGGCCGCCTGGAGAAGCTGAATCTTGTAAATATGAACAACGTAGAAAATTATGTTGACAGCAAGGTGGCAAATCTAACATCTGTTGTCAATAGTTTGGATGGCAAATGTTCATCGAAGTGTCCCAGCCAAGAACAAATCCAGTCACCACTAA TTCAACATCTAATACATAAAGATTGTTCAGACTACTACATAATAGGCAAAAGAAGCAGTGAGACCTACAGAGTTACACCTGATCCCAAAAATAGCAGCTTTGAGGTGTATTGTGACATGGAGACCATGGGGGGAGGCTGGACAGTGCTACAAGCTCGTCTCGATGGAAGCACCAATTTCACCAAAACTTGGCAAGACTACAAAACAGGCTTTGGAAATCTCAGGCGAGAATTTTGGCTGGGAAATGATAAGATCCATCTTCTGACCAAGAGTAAGGAAATGATTCTGAGAATAGATCTTGAAGACTTTAATGGTGTCAAACTATATGCCTTGTATGATCAGTTTTACGTGGCTAACGAATTTCTCAAATACCGTTTACACATTGGTAACTACAATGGCACAGCTGGAGATGCCTTACGTTTCAGTAAACATTATAACCACGATCTAAAGTTTTTCACCACCCCAGATAGAGACAATGATCGATATCCCTCTGGGAACTGTGGGCTGTACTACAGTTCAGGGTGGTGGTTTGATGCATGTCTTTCTGCAAACTTAAATGGTAAATATTATCACCAAAAATACAGAGGTGTCCGTAATGGAATTTTCTGGGGTACCTGGCCAGGTATCAGTGAGGCCCAGCCTAGTGGCTACAAGTCCTCTTTTaaagaagccaaaatgatgaTTAGACCCAAGCACTTTAAGCCATAA